The Hymenobacter sp. DG01 sequence TCACCTGGATGCCAACACGGTAACCGGGGTGAAGAACGTTACGATGAACGAACCCTTCTTTCCTGGTCACTTCCCCGGTAACCCCGTGATGCCCGGCGTACTGCAGATTGAGGCCATGGCCCAGACCGGGGGCATTCTGGTACTGAACACCGTGCCGGACCCCGAAAACTACTGGACCTATTTTCTGGGTATCGAGAATTGCCGCTTCCGCCGCATGGTGAAACCCGGCGACACCATCATCTTCAAGTGCGACCTGACGGCCCCCATCAAGCGCGGTATTGCCAAAATGAGCGGGAAAGCCTACGTGAACGGGAAAGTGGTGATGGAAGCCGAAATGTCGGCCAGCATCGTCCGGAAGAACGCCTGATTTTCAATTAGTAATTAATAATTAAGAATGTATAATTCTCATACGACATCCGCTTCCCGGGTCATTGAGGCATTTCTTAATTATTAATTCTTAATTACTAATTACCCAACGAATGAACCAGCCGCTCGCCTATATTCACCCCGAAGCCAAAATCGCCCAGAACGTGGTAGTGGAGCCGTTCACGACCATCGACAAGGACGTGGAAATCGGGGAAGGCACCTGGATTGGGCCCAACGTGACCATCATGGCGGGGGCCCGTATCGGCAAAAACTGCAAGATTTTTCCCGGCGCCGTTATTGCCGCCCAACCCCAGGACCTCAAGTTTGCCGGCGAGAAAACCACCGTGCACATCGGGGATAATACGGTAGTGCGCGAGTGCGTGACAGTGAACCGCGGCACCGTGGACAAGCTCAAAACCGTAGTGGGCAGCAACTGCCTGCTGATGGCCTACGTGCACATTGCCCACGACTGCGTGATTGGCGACAACTGCATTCTGGCCAACACGGTGCAGGTGGCGGGTCACGTAGAGGTGGGTGACTACGCCATTGTGGGCGGGTCTTCGGCCATTCACCAATTTGTGCGCATCGGGGCCCACGCCATGATTTCCGGGGGCTCCCTGATCCGGAAGGATGTGCCGCCCTTCGTGAAGGCCGGCCGCGAGCCGCTTAGCTACGCGGGCATCAACAGCATTGGGCTGCGCCGCCGCGGCTTCTCCGACCAGAAGATTTCCGAGATTCAGCAGCTCTACCGCCTGCTGTTCATGAGCGGCCTGAACAACAACGCCGCCCTCGACCAGATTGAGCTGGAACTGGCTCCTTCGCCCGAGCGCGACGAGGTAGTAAACTTCATCCGTAACTCGGGCCGTGGCGTCATTAAGGGCTACGGCCGTAACGGCAACGGCAACGGCGAGTAGATTTCGGAACCGCAACCCAAGAGCTTAGGGCCCGGAGAATGTTCTGACGCGCGTACGTTAGCAGAACATGGTCTGGGTTCTAAGCTCTTCTTTCTTAGCGCCACGATATGCAGATTACCGCCACCGGGCTGGGCAAGCGCTTTGCCCGGGAATGGATTTTCCGGGACCTGACCCACACCTTCCGGCCGGGCACGGCCACCGCTATTCTGGGCCCCAACGGCGCGGGCAAAAGCACGCTGCTCAACACTTTGTCGGGGCAGCTCCTGCCCACTACCGGCACGCTCAGCTACGAGCACGCCGGCCGCGCTACGGCCGTGGAAGACGTACCGCCCCTGCTGGCCTACGCGGCGCCCTACCTGGAGCTGATTGAGGAACTGACCCTAACGGAGCAGATTCAGTTTCATACCCGCTTCAAGCCTCTGCGGCCGGGCCTGACGGCGGCGCAGCTTATCAGCATCATGTATCTGGAGAAATCGCGCCACAAGCTGGTGCGGGATTTCTCTTCCGGCATGAAGCAGCGCCTGAAGCTGGCCCTGGCCCTGTACGCCGATACCCCCCTGCTCCTGCTCGACGAGCCCACCACCAACCTGGACCGCACCGGCGTGGAGTGGTATCTGGAACATGCTCGCGCTACCCTGAAAGGACGCACCGTACTGGTTTCCAGCAACGTACCAGAGGAATACGACTTCTGCCAGGAGCAGCTGCTGATAACTGATTTCGGGGCGAAAGCAGCCAGGTAACGGCAGTGTCGCGTACGAGGGCGTAGCGCCCATTGAAACCCGGCAGCTCAGGGTATTTTCAAAAATGCTACCCCCGGAAAGTGCCTGAGCCAGCGGCTAAAAGCTCTTTTGAGGCCGCAGGGTGCAGCGCCACCGCAACCTTCCAAACCTTCCGGCTCGTATCTTCGCATTCGAAATGCTGCGGCACCTTTCACTCGACACTTTTCACCCTTACCGCCCCTAGCAAGGCCATGAGACAATACGACGACCTCGACGACGACCTCTTCGACGATGACGACGAGATGGATAGCTTCGCCAAAACCGGCGGCAGCAAAACTCGCGGCAGTTCCGAAGACCAACTCTCCGCCAAGTACGCCGACTACCTGATGTGGCGCGACACCGGCTCCTCGCACGATGAGGCCCTGGACCTGGCCAGTATGACCGAAGACGAGTTTGCTACCGCTGAAGCCGCCGAAGACCCCGACGGCAGCCGCGGCTTCGGCAGCCTCGATGATGACGACGACTTCAGCGACGATGATGACGACGACGACAGCGGCTACGGCAGCCACCGCACCGGCAGCGGCCGCCGCAACTCCGGCTACGACGATGATGATTTTTAGTAGGCCAAGGCTCTGATTTCTGCTCAGGCCCACTAGGTTTAACAGGAAAGGCCCGCGCTCCGTTATGGAACGTGGGCCTTTCCCGTTAAAGCCAGCGGCGGCAAGTTATCTGCCCGCCCCTGCATCAGCTCTGCTTTTTGCCGAACACGCGTTTCAGCAAATCGGTGGTCCGGGCCACGGGGTTTTCGCGGATGTTGGCTTCCTCCTGGGCAATGAGGGTAAACAGGCCGTCGATGGCCTTGCCGGTGGCATACTGGTTCAGGTCCGTCTGCACGGGCTTCACCAGCGGAATGCGGTTGTAGCGGGTGGTCAGGTCGGTGTAGTAGCGGGTGGCCCCAACCTGGTCGAGGCTCTTCTGCACGATGGGCCGGAAGGCTACCGTGAGCTGCTCGGTGGTCGTGCGCTTGAGGTAGTTGGTGGCGGCGTTCTTATCCCCCGTCAGAATCCCCCACACGTCCTTAAACGTGAGGCTTTTAATGGCCGTGAGAAAAATAGGCTTGGCGCTTTTCGCGGCTTCCTCGGCGCCCCGATTCAGAGTCAGCTCAAACCGGTCAACCTGGCTGCCCAGACCAATGGAGCGCAGGGTAGTAGCCACGCGCTGCGCATCAGGCGGGAAAGGAATCCGAATCAGTTTGTTCAGGTAGAAGCCATCTGGCTTCGAGGCTTGGTCGGCACCTTTGCTGATGCCCTGGGTAAGGGCCTCCTTGAGGCCCCGGGCAGCCTCGTCCTGGGTGATGTTGCCCGTACTCCCGGCCTTGGTGGTTGGGGGGGCCGGAATGGTTGTTTTGAGAATGTCGCCGAGCTTAGGCAACTTAATCTGGGCCGAAGCAGCCACGCTCAACCCCAACAGGGCCACGGGCAACACAAGGAAACGGCGGTAGTTCATAGCAGTAAGAAAAGCAGTACAAATGCTGCTCAAGCACAAGGCACAAACCAGACCAGGTTTGATTTTGGGTAAGGAGGGGAATGAGATGAGGAGGTAACTGGTGACAGGTAAGCTTATTGGCTCTGAGCGGCTGACGTTGCCAACGCCAGGCCAGGGTTTAACGCATTTCAGGAGGGTAAGTGGGTCGTTCTTTTGGCATAGCTGGTGCAGGCGGAGCCCGTCGGACCGAGGTGAACAGCTAACCTGCCACTTGTCACCTGTCACCAGTTACCTCCTCACCTATTTCCCAAACACGCGCTTGAGCAGGGCGCTGCCTTGGCCAGCGGGGTTTTGGCGGATACGGCCTTCCTCAGCGGCTATCAGGGCAAAGAGGCCATCCACGGTTTTCTCCGTAGCATAGGGTGCTAGCTGCGGACTAAGCTTGGTTACCAGCGGAATTTTGTTGTAGCGGGCTACCATTTCGGCGTAGAGGCGGGTAGCGCCCGTCTGGTCCAGCGACTGTTGCACGGTAGGCTGGAAGGCAGTGCGCAGGTCGGCGGCGGTTTTCTCGTAGAGCAATGTGGTAGCCGCATCACTTTCCCGGCTGGTAGCCAGCGTGAGGGCGTCCTGCAGGGTCAGGTTCTGCACCGCGTTCAGGAAGATGGGCTTCGCCTGGGCCGAGGCAGTTTCGGCGGCGCGGTTCAGGGCTACCTCAAAATTATCGACCAGGGCTCCGGCTTTCAGCTTGCGCAGCGTAAGAGCAACTATTTCCGCTTCGGGCGGGAACGGGATGCGGATATCCGCGTTGGCAGTAAAGCCGTCGGGGGCGCTACCCTGCGCCACGGCGCGGGTTACGCCCTGGCTCAGGGCTTCGCGCAGGCCGCTGCTGGCTTCGTCGGCCGTGAGCGGGACTTTCACCGGGGTAGCAGGGGTAGCAGCCGGTTTGGCAGCGCTGGCGTTGGGGGTAGCCTTTTTGGCGGTTGTAGGCTTTTTGCTAACCGTAGTGGTCTTTTTCGGGGTGGTTTTGGATTGGGCGGCGGCCAGTTGGGCGCTGGCCAGCGTAAGCGTGAGGCCGAGGGCCAGGGTGCGGAGGGGAGGCATAAGACGAAAAAGGTAAACCCAACGGCTGTTGTGGCGTTGTTAGCCGACGGGTTGCCAATATTGCGCCAAATCCGGCACTCCTCCTAACCTCCTCCGCTATGCCCTCCCTCCCCGACGTTGAAATCATGACTATTGGCGATGAGCTGCTCTACGGGCAGGTCATCGACACGAATTCGGCCTTTATGGGCCAGGAACTGGCTAAGCTGGGTCTGCGGGTTCGCCAGATCACCAGCGTTTCGGACCGCGCCGACGAAATAGTGGCGGCCCTGGACCTGGCCCGGCAGCGCGCCCAGGTGGTGCTCATGACCGGCGGGTTGGGTCCCACCAAAGACGACCTGACCAAGCACGTGCTGGCCCGCTATTTCGGGGCGGAGCTGGTGCTGCACCAAGCTACTTTGGAGCATGTGGAAGGCATTTTTCGGCGCTTCAACCGCCCCATGCTGGACGTAAACCGCCAACAGGCCCTGGTGCCCGCCAATTGTCAGGTGCTGTTCAATGCGGTGGGTACGGCACCGGGTATGTGGTTTGAAAGCCAGCAAACCGTGTTCGTGAGCATGCCGGGCGTGCCGCACGAAATGAAATACCTGATGACCCACGAGGTGCTGCCGCGTCTGCAGCAACACTTCCGGACACCCCCCATCGAGCACGTAGT is a genomic window containing:
- the lpxA gene encoding acyl-ACP--UDP-N-acetylglucosamine O-acyltransferase, yielding MNQPLAYIHPEAKIAQNVVVEPFTTIDKDVEIGEGTWIGPNVTIMAGARIGKNCKIFPGAVIAAQPQDLKFAGEKTTVHIGDNTVVRECVTVNRGTVDKLKTVVGSNCLLMAYVHIAHDCVIGDNCILANTVQVAGHVEVGDYAIVGGSSAIHQFVRIGAHAMISGGSLIRKDVPPFVKAGREPLSYAGINSIGLRRRGFSDQKISEIQQLYRLLFMSGLNNNAALDQIELELAPSPERDEVVNFIRNSGRGVIKGYGRNGNGNGE
- a CDS encoding ABC transporter ATP-binding protein, with amino-acid sequence MQITATGLGKRFAREWIFRDLTHTFRPGTATAILGPNGAGKSTLLNTLSGQLLPTTGTLSYEHAGRATAVEDVPPLLAYAAPYLELIEELTLTEQIQFHTRFKPLRPGLTAAQLISIMYLEKSRHKLVRDFSSGMKQRLKLALALYADTPLLLLDEPTTNLDRTGVEWYLEHARATLKGRTVLVSSNVPEEYDFCQEQLLITDFGAKAAR
- a CDS encoding DUF4197 domain-containing protein, coding for MNYRRFLVLPVALLGLSVAASAQIKLPKLGDILKTTIPAPPTTKAGSTGNITQDEAARGLKEALTQGISKGADQASKPDGFYLNKLIRIPFPPDAQRVATTLRSIGLGSQVDRFELTLNRGAEEAAKSAKPIFLTAIKSLTFKDVWGILTGDKNAATNYLKRTTTEQLTVAFRPIVQKSLDQVGATRYYTDLTTRYNRIPLVKPVQTDLNQYATGKAIDGLFTLIAQEEANIRENPVARTTDLLKRVFGKKQS
- a CDS encoding DUF4197 domain-containing protein; translated protein: MPPLRTLALGLTLTLASAQLAAAQSKTTPKKTTTVSKKPTTAKKATPNASAAKPAATPATPVKVPLTADEASSGLREALSQGVTRAVAQGSAPDGFTANADIRIPFPPEAEIVALTLRKLKAGALVDNFEVALNRAAETASAQAKPIFLNAVQNLTLQDALTLATSRESDAATTLLYEKTAADLRTAFQPTVQQSLDQTGATRLYAEMVARYNKIPLVTKLSPQLAPYATEKTVDGLFALIAAEEGRIRQNPAGQGSALLKRVFGK